ACACTCGCCGAAGCGGTTGAATCCCTCATTCGCCAGGGCGCACAGACCATTACGGTGGTCTCGACTATGTTTACTCCTGGAGGATCACATTCCGAAAGTGAAATCCCCGAAGAACTGGAAGAACTCCGCAAGAAACACCCGAAGGTCACCCTCATCTATGCCTGGCCCTATAATCTGGAAAAGGTCTCAAAAATGTTGATGGAGCACGTCCAACAATTTTCATAGGCTGTCATTCTTTCACCCATCTCGAAACACACGCAAAGAGAGGTAAGCAAAAGCGCATGGCAGCCAGAGGGCAACGCACCTTGACTAAAAAGCAAAAGCTCCCGTCCAGGCCCCCAAAACTGGATACGATCCATCATGTGGCGATTCCCGTCCCGAATGTGGCCGAAGGGGTCGAATGGTATACCTCCCGCTTCAACTGTTGCGTCGAGTATATCGATGACACCTGGGCGCTTCTGGCTTTCGCCAATACCAAGCTTGCCCTGGTCCTCCCTCGGGAACATCCGTCTCATTTTGCGCTCAGTCGTCCAGATGCCCACAAATTTGGAGAGCTTGTTACCCATCGTGACGGACTCAATTCGGTCTACATCACCGATGCCTTCGGCAATTCCATTGAGGTGTTAGAAGAGTCATAATTTAGAGATCTTTCGACACAGTAGGCATATCATTTTTTCTTTCTGGGCCTAAACACACACATCTTCTATGAAGAATGCTGATGTGCTCATCATCGGAGCCGGCCTTGCCGGACTTTCCTGCGCAAAGACCTTAGCGGATCATGGGATAGATTTTTTACTTCTTGAAGCATCCGAAGAGGTAGGAGGGCGAATTGGATCAGATCATCTCGACGGCTTCATTCTCGACCGGGGCTTCCAGGTCTTTTCCACGGCTTATCCCGAAGCCAAACGCATGCTGGATTATCCTTCCCTTGAGCTTCATCATTTTTTCCCTGGTGCGGTGATTCGGTCTCTTGGAAAATGGCATCGAATGCCGGATCCCTTTCGCCATCCCTTACAGAGCATTCACGCACTTTTCAATCCTATTGGTACCCTTTCAGATAAAATTCGGGTGGCCAAATTTCGCCATCTGGCCCGGTCAGGAAATCTGAATGATCTCTTTCAAAGGCCCGAAACCACAACATTCCAACACCTCAAAAATTTCGGATTTTCCTCCTCCATAATCGAACGATTTTTTCGACCATTCCTTAGTGGTGTCTTTTTGGATCCTGAATTACAGACTTCCAGTCGTATGGCGGAATTTGTCTTTCGGATGTTTGCGTCTGGAAACATTTCACTTCCCGCCAGGGGGATGGGAGCCATACCCCGACAACTGGCATCCGGTCTTCCAGCAGGACGAATTCGAACTCAAGCGAGGGTCACATCCATTCAGAAAACATCGGTGACCTTGGAATCCGGGGAAGTCCTCTCCGCTCGCGCCAGTGTCCTGGCCACCGACGGACCAGCCGCAACGAGTCTTGTTCCCGGCCTCAAATCATCTTCCTATCGCAGTGTGACCTGTTTCTATTATGGCGCCCCTGAACCGCCCTTTTCAGGGCCATTTCTGTTATTGAACGGAGAGGGAGCCGGCCCAATCAATAACCTCTGTGTCCTCACTCAAATCGCCCCGAACTATTCCAGGACCAAAAGCCAGTTGATCTCCGTTTCAGTGCTCAACCATGCTGATTCTTCCACAAAAGACCTTGCCACCCGGGTTCGCCAACAATTGCGGGAATGGTTTGGCTCACCAGTCGAAGACTGGCAGCCAATTCGCGCCTAT
Above is a window of Candidatus Nitrospira neomarina DNA encoding:
- a CDS encoding NAD(P)/FAD-dependent oxidoreductase, yielding MLIIGAGLAGLSCAKTLADHGIDFLLLEASEEVGGRIGSDHLDGFILDRGFQVFSTAYPEAKRMLDYPSLELHHFFPGAVIRSLGKWHRMPDPFRHPLQSIHALFNPIGTLSDKIRVAKFRHLARSGNLNDLFQRPETTTFQHLKNFGFSSSIIERFFRPFLSGVFLDPELQTSSRMAEFVFRMFASGNISLPARGMGAIPRQLASGLPAGRIRTQARVTSIQKTSVTLESGEVLSARASVLATDGPAATSLVPGLKSSSYRSVTCFYYGAPEPPFSGPFLLLNGEGAGPINNLCVLTQIAPNYSRTKSQLISVSVLNHADSSTKDLATRVRQQLREWFGSPVEDWQPIRAYHIAAAQPVQVPPFPNPLSRQTHVQDGVFVCGDFCATGTIDGAIFSGRRAAEDIRKWLEA
- a CDS encoding VOC family protein translates to MAARGQRTLTKKQKLPSRPPKLDTIHHVAIPVPNVAEGVEWYTSRFNCCVEYIDDTWALLAFANTKLALVLPREHPSHFALSRPDAHKFGELVTHRDGLNSVYITDAFGNSIEVLEES